Proteins found in one Canis lupus baileyi chromosome 26, mCanLup2.hap1, whole genome shotgun sequence genomic segment:
- the OCSTAMP gene encoding LOW QUALITY PROTEIN: osteoclast stimulatory transmembrane protein (The sequence of the model RefSeq protein was modified relative to this genomic sequence to represent the inferred CDS: inserted 2 bases in 1 codon), producing the protein MRALWETAEYLARTWARCPGKTGSMDAGSPGIHPHIPKIWTLPRQVQWSFWQLGLSKALGPLQAAWVAFSQPVPTSCSQLLTQLLLCGSLAVAAAGLTRHWLVSSLLYPPGPSATVATVCGLLVFLVLGSVPPARCLFALSVPSLGTEQGRRLLLSWSAATLGAAVVPNVLANVGAAGQVLRCVTEGSLESLLNTTQQLHAASRALGPTGQAGSRALTLQAPGNGSAFRLHVLRATQQVLEDFSGLESLAQGAVLGAQQVVTGLFTLGLLVDSGRYLHRYLTDLQFDNIYATRQLLWQLQEAQAMHLVASPPAWLLWAARPKLSPGELLCCLLRLGLLTLLLMATAVTVATDHVAFLLAQAAVDWAQKLPTVPITLTVKYDATYTVLGFVPFLFNQPPPESPFLSTHNSLQWELRFTSPGCPLLPAQRPRTAAPLVAGALQLAACATVLLETYARRLRHTIAASFFSAQEARRVRHLHARLQRRYDGHGGQRPPPGPPSCXPDPRACQACQHPPSTDSQAYACWMLRRTEGARAEGRRLGAAQTLVLLLPCCVTLGRLLHLSEPQFPRLHNNNPCDLLSTWGCGREGIRYWA; encoded by the exons GGCGAGGTGTCCCGGCAAAACTGGAAGTATGGACGCAGGCAGCCCAGGCATCCATCCTCACATCCCCAAGATCTGGACTCTTCCCCGACAAGTCCA GTGGAGTTTCTGGCAGCTAGGGCTCTCCAAGGCCCTTGGCCCACTGCAAGCTGCCTGGGTCGCCTTCTCTCAGCCTGTCCCAACCAGCTGCAGCCAGCTGCTGACCCAGCTCCTCCTGTGCGGTTCCCTGGCTGTCGCCGCTGCCGGTCTGACGCGCCACTGGCTGGTGTCCTCGCTGCTTTATCCCCCGGGACCCTCAGCCACGGTGGCCACTGTGTGTGGCCTCCTGGTCTTCCTGGTGCTGGGCTCGGTGCCCCCCGCCCGCTGTCTGTTCGCACTCAGCGTCCCCAGCCTGGGCACGGAGCAGGGCCGCCGCCTGCTCCTGTCCTGGAGTGCTGCCACCCTGGGTGCCGCCGTGGTGCCCAACGTCTTGGCCAACGTGGGCGCGGCCGGGCAGGTGCTGAGATGTGTCACAGAGGGCTCCCTGGAAAGTCTGCTCAACACCACTCAGCAGCTGCACGCGGCGTCCAGGGCCCTGGGCCCCACCGGCCAAGCGGGCAGCCGGGCCTTGACGCTGCAGGCCCCGGGCAACGGTTCTGCGTTCCGGCTCCACGTGCTCAGGGCCACTCAGCAGGTGCTGGAGGACTTCTCTGGCCTGGAGTCCCTGGCCCAGGGGGCAGTGCTCGGGGCCCAGCAGGTGGTCACAGGGCTCTTTACGCTGGGCCTCCTGGTGGACTCGGGCCGGTACCTCCATCGCTACCTGACTGACCTGCAGTTTGACAATATCTACGCCACACGGCAGCTGCTTTGGCAGCTGCAAGAGGCCCAGGCCATGCACCTGGTGGCCTCCCCACCAGCCTGGCTGCTCTGGGCAGCCCGGCCGAAGCTGTCCCCGGGGGAGCTGCTGTGTTGTCTCCTGAGGCTGGGGCTGCTCACCCTGCTCCTGATGGCCACAGCTGTGACGGTGGCCACAGACCACGTGGCCTTTCTCCTGGCTCAGGCCGCCGTGGACTGGGCCCAGAAGCTGCCCACAGTGCCCATCACGCTCACGGTCAAGTACGAT GCCACGTACACGGTCCTGGGCTTCGTCCCCTTCCTCTTCAACCAGCCCCCTCCGGAGAGCCCCTTCCTCTCCACTCACAACTCCTTGCAGTGGGAGCTCCGCTTCACCTCCCCGGGCTGCCCGCTGCTGCCCGCCCAGCGCCCCCGCACCGCCGCCCCCCTGGTGGCCGGGGCCCTGCAGCTGGCGGCTTGTGCCACGGTCCTGCTGGAGACCTACGCCCGGCGCCTGCGGCACACCATCGCCGCTTCCTTCTTCTCGgcccaggaggccaggagggtCCGCCACCTTCATGCCCGGCTCCAGCGCAGATACGACGGGCATGGAGGCCAGCggccgcccccggggcccccctccTG TCCCGACCCCCGGGCCTGCCAGGCCTGCCAGCACCCACCCAGCACGGATAGCCAGGCCTACGCGTGCTGGATGCTGCGAAGAACAGAGGGTGCGAGGGCCGAGGGGAGGCGCCTGGGAGCCGCACAGACCTTGGtcctcctgctgccctgctgtgtgaccttgggtagattgcttcacctctctgagcctcagtttccacgaCTGCATAATAATAACCCATGTGACCTACTTTCCACCTGGGGATGTGGGAGAGAAGGAATTCGATATTGGGCATAA